The sequence below is a genomic window from Sander lucioperca isolate FBNREF2018 chromosome 6, SLUC_FBN_1.2, whole genome shotgun sequence.
AGGGAAACGttactaaaaaaaacattaggagCAAAATATAATATTTAAGGTCCTTGCaattaagataaaaaaacaGATGTTTTTGCTTACCTACATGTTGGCCCTTGGTGAATGTTATTGTGACATTCTCCATGTTGATGACAGTAATCAGGGTTTGTTTTGCAAGGTCCAATACACTGCCACTGATCAATAATAATCTCAGCAGTGTAATTAGCAAACTGAGAGCAGTTTACAAAAGGCTTTAGATCTGTGATATCTgattgataaaaaagtgatgtatTTAGCATTTTGTAAAAGTACCATAATACAAATATAGAATTGTTGACATATACTGAAAGAAACACTGACAGTGCAAAGCAACAATACGTTAAGTATGCACATTTAGAACTGACAGAGTACACTTACTTGTAATCTCAGGTGGCTGGAAGATGAATCCATTTAACTGCACAGCTGAATTATTAAAGGCCTGAGATATATTTTTGAGGTTACTTGTGTCATTCAAGATATTAAGCAACACTCCATCAAGCTGATTGTTGACAAATTGGATTTGAGTTTCATTGTTTGGATAGATGTACTCAGCCACGCTCTCTGCAACAGTACTTCCTGGTCTACAGTTGAAAAATAGAAAGATATTACCAAAAAATCCAGCGTGTACTTGATTAAAGAGTCATTTAAATAATTGTATCAGTAAAGATTAAATGAAAACCTACGATAACTTGATGACTTGTACTTTTTTAAAGGTTTCTGGATCTGCTTCTTTGCATAGCCCTTCAAGCTACAACACAGGACAGATGTTATTATAGCATGGttataacaataaataaaaaagacatcaaCATAAAAAACAGTATAGAGcaaaacacacattataaaaagGAGCTTTATATAGTATCACTTATTGCCTGGTAAATAATAAGTATAGCAATAAGTACGttgtacaacatgaataaatataaaTTCTACTATCATTAAGTCATGCaacaatgaaataaatattTACCTCCCGTTCTAATTTCTCGATGAATTCTAATGATTGAGGTGAGCTTAGATTATTATAAGCCGGCTCAAAAGTGACTTGAATTTCCAAAGTAAAATTTGCTTTTCGAGTTGGAATTTTTCCGGTATCTGCAAAACATGATGAAACCGTTAAATtgacattgcaaaaatattatAGACACTGCaataacattttacattcaaCACTGAGGTAAGAAATATCAGTGCCAAAATCAGACACAATTTTAACATACTGCTAAAATCCAATAACGTATCTCTGCTTTGAatatttttcttcagtttttagAATATTGTAAGACCTGTATTTGGGTATGAAAAATCTCACCAATATGAACAGGGGTGTTGTTCTTTCCAAAAGAGCAGACATCTCCAAAAACAAAATCTTGACATTGGCAGTGACATCTTCCAAGTGTCACGTTGAATTTACAGGTACCCCCGATACACTGACAGTCCTTACACTGAGGAGGTGTAGATAATGTTGACACAGTGACAGTAGTAGAAGATGTTTGAGTGAAATGAGTAGTTAGTGGAGGGACTGTAGTGGGTGAACTTGGTGAGACCTCTGTATTTGTGCGggaattgattgttgttgtcggTTGATCAGTCTTGGTAGTCTTTTTTCCATTAGTGGCAAGGGTTGAGGTTGTTAATTCTGTTGTTGCCATCGGTGTTATCATCGTCACAGATGAAGATTGTTGCTCTATCGATGAGGACATTGTTGTAGATGTTCCATGGCTAGTTAAAGGGAGCTGAGTTGTGCTGGTTcctgttggtgttgtttcactgttttggtcaGAAGATGTTTGAGTGAAATGAGTAGTTAGCAGAGGGACTGTAGAGGAGGAACTTGGTGAGACCTCTGTATTTGTGCGggaattgattgttgttgtcggttgatcagtcttggtagtcttttttccatttgtggCAAGGGTTGAGGTTGttagttctgttgttgccatgggtGTTATCATCGTCACAGATGAAGATTGTTGCTCTATCGATGAGAACATTGTTGTAGATGTTCCATGGCTAGTTAAAGGGAGCTGAGTTGTGCTGGTTcctgttggtgttgtttcactgttttggtcaGAAGATGTTTGAGTGAAATGAGTAGTTAGCAGAGGGACTGTAGAGGAGGAACTTTGTGAGACCTCTGTATTTGTGCGggaattgattgttgttgtcggTTGATCAGTCTTGGTAGTTGTTTTCCCATTTGTTGCAAGGGTTGAGGTTGTTAATTCTGTTGTTGCCATGAGTGTTATCAGCGCCACAGATGAAGAGCGTTGCTCTATCGATGAGGACATTGTTGTAGATGTTCCTTGGCTATTTAAAGGGAGCAGAGTTGTGCTGATTcctgttggtgttgtttcactgttttggtcaGAAGATGTTTGAGTGAAATGAGTAGTTAGTGGAGGGACTGTAGAGGAGGAACTTGGTGAGACCTCTGTATTTGTGCGggaattgattgttgttgttggttgATCAGTCTTGGTAGTCTTTTTGCCATTTGTGGCAAGGGTTGAGGTTGTTAattctgttgttgccatgggtGTTATCGTCACAGATGAAGATCGTTGCTCTATCGATGAGGACATTGTTATAGATGTTCCTTGGCTACTTAAAGGGAGCAGAGTTGTGCTGATTCCTATTggtgttgtttcactgtttttgtcaGAAGATGTTTGAGTGAAATGAGTAGTTAGTGGAGGGACTGTAGAGGGCGAACTTGGTGAGACCTCTGTAATTGTGCGGGAATTGATTGTTGTTGGCGGTTGATCAGTCTTGGTAGTTTTTTTCCCATTTGTTGCAAGGGTTGAGGTTGTTAATTCTGTGGTTGCCATGAGTGTTATCAGCGCCACAGATGAAGATCGTTGCTCTATCGATGAGGACATTGTTGTAGATGTTCCTTGGCTACTTAAAGGGAGCAGAGTTTGGCTGATTcctgttggtgttgtttcactgttttggtcaGAAGATGTTTGAGTGAAATGAGTAGTTAGTGGAGGGATTGTAGAGGAGGAACTTGGTGAGACCTCTGTATTTGTGCGggaattgattgttgttgtcgATTGATCAGTCTTGGTAGTCTTTTTTCCAGTTGTTGCAAGGGTTGACTTTGTTAAgtctgttgttgccatgggtGTTATCATCGTCACAGATGAAGATTGTTGCTCTATCGATGAGGACATTGTTGTAGATGTTCCATGGCTAGTTAAAGGGAGCTGAGTTGTGCTGGTTCCTGTTgatgttgtttcactgttttggtcaGAAGATGTTTGAGTGAAATGAGTAGTTAGCAGAGGGACTGTAGAGGAGGAACTTTGTGAGACCTCTGTATTTGTGCGggaattgattgttgttgtcggTTGATCAGTCTTGGTAGTTGTTTTTCCAGTTGTTGCAAGGGTTGACTTTGTTAAgtctgttgttgccatgggtGTTATCGTAACAGATGAAGATTGTTGCTCTATTGATGAGGACATTGTTGTAGATGTTCCATGGCTAGTTAAAGGGAGCTGAGTTGTGCTGGTTCCTGTTgatgttgtttcactgttttggtcaGAAGATGTTTGAGTGAAATGAGTAGTTAGCAGAGGGACTGTAGAGGAGGAGCTTGGTGAGACCTCTGTATTTGTGCGggaattgattgttgttgtcggTTGATCAGTCTTGGTAGTTGTTTTTGCAGTTGTGGCAAGGGTTAAGGTTGTTAAGTCTTTTGTTGCCATGGGTGTTATCATCGTCACAGATGAAGATTGTTGCTCTATCGATGAGGACATTGTTGTAGATGTTCCTTGGCTAGTTAAAAGGAGCTGAGGTGTTCTGATTcctgttggtgttgtttcactgttttggtcaGAAGATGTTTGAGTGAAATGAGTAGTTAGTGGAGGGACTGTAGAGGGGGAACTTGGTGAGACCTCTGTATTTGTGCGGGAACTGATTGTTGTTGTCGGTTGATCAGTCTTGGTAGTTGTTTTCCCATTTGTTGCAAGGGTTGAGGTTGTTAATTCTGTGGTTGCCATGAGTGTTATCAGCGCCACAGATGAAGATCGTTGCTCTATCGATGAGGACATTGTTGTAGATGTTCCATGGCTAGTTAAAGGGAGCAGAGTTTGGCTGATTcctgttggtgttgtttcactgttttggtcaGAAGATGTTTGAGTGAAATGAGTAGTTAGTGGAGGGATTGTAGAGGAGGAACTTGGTGAGACCTCTGTATTTGTGCGggaattgattgttgttgtcggttgatcagtcttggtagtcttttttccatttgtggTAAGGGTTGAGGTTGTTAattctgttgttgccatgggtGTTATCATCGTCACAGATGAAGATTGTTGCTCTATCGATGAGGGCATTGTTGTAGATGTTCCATGGCTAGTTAAAGGGAGCTGAGTTGTGCTGGTTCCTGTTgatgttgtttcactgttttggtcaGAAGATGGTTGAGTGAAATGAGTAGTTAGCAGAGGGACTGTAGAGGAGGAACTTGGTGAGACCTCTGTATTTGTGCGggaattgattgttgttgtcggTTGATCAGTCTTGGTAGTTGTTTTTCCAGTTGTTGCAAGGGTTGACTTTGTTAAgtctgttgttgccatgggtGTTATCATCGTCACAGATGAAGATTGTTGCTCTATCGATGAGGACATTGTTGTATATGTTCCTTGGCTAGTTAAAGGGAGCTGAGTTGTGCTGGTAcctgttggtgttgtttcactgttttggtcaGAAGATGTTTGAGTGAAATGAGTAGTTAGTGGAGGGACAGTAGAGGGGGAACTTGGTGAGACCTCTGTATTTGTGCGGGAACTGATTGTTGTTGTCGGTTGATCAGTCTTGGTAGTTGTTTTCCCATTTGTTGCAAGGGTTGAGGTTGTTAATTCTGTGGTTGCCATGAGTGTTATCAGCGCCACAGATGAAGATCGTTGCTCTATCGATGAGGACATTGTTGTAGATGTTCCTTGGCTACTTAAAGGGAGCAGAGTTTGGCTGATTcctgttggtgttgtttcactgttttggtcaGAAGATGTTTGAGTGAAATGAGTAGTTAGTGGAGGGATTGTAGAGGAGGAACTTGGTGAGACCTCTGTATTTGTGCGggaattgattgttgttgtcggttgatcagtcttggtagtcttttttccatttgtggCAAGGGTTGAGGTTGTTAATTCTGTTGTTGCCATAGGTGTTATCGTCACAGATGAAGATTGTTGCTCTATCGATGAGGACATTGTTGTAGATGTTCCTTGGCTAGTTAAAAGGAGCTGAGTTGTTCTGATTcctgttggtgttgtttcactgttttggtcaGAAGATGTTTGAGTGAAATGAGTAGTTAGTGGAGGGACTGTAGAGGGGGAACTTGGTGAGACCTCTGTATTTGTGCGGGAACTGATTGTTGTTGTCGGTTGATCAGTCTTGATAGTTGTTTTCCCATTTGTTGCAAGGGTTGAGGTTGTTAattctgttgttgccatgggtGTTATCATCGTCACAGATGAAGATTGTTGCTCTATCGATGAGGACATTGTTGTAGATGTTCCATGGCTAGTTAAAGGGAGCTGAGTTGTGCTCGTTCCTGTTgatgttgtttcactgttttggtcaGAAGATGTTTGAATGAAATGAGTAGTTAGCAGAGGGACTGTAGAGGAGGAACTTGGTGAGACCTCTGTATTTGTGCGggaattgattgttgttgtcggTTGATCAGTCTTGGTAGTTGTTTTTCCAGTTGTTGCAAGGGTTGACTTTGTTAAgtctgttgttgccatgggtGTTATCATCGTCACAGATGAAGATTGTTGCTCTATCGATGAGGACATTGTTGTAGATGTTCCTTGGCTAGTTAAAGGGAGCTGAGTTGTGCTGGTAcctgttggtgttgtttcactgttttggtcaGAAGATGTTTGAGTAAAATGAGTAGTTAGTGGAGGGATTGTAGAGGAGGAACTTGGTGAGACCTCTGTATTTGTGCGggaattgattgttgttgtcggTTGATCAGTCTTGGTAGTCTTTTTTCCACTTGTGGTAAGGGTTGAGGTTGTTAATTCTGTTGTTGCCATAGGTGTTATCGTCACAGATGAAGATTGTTGCTCTATCGATGAGGACATTGTTGTAGATGTTCCTTGGCTAGTTAAAAGGAGCTGAGTTGTTCTGATTcctgttggtgttgtttcactgttttggtcaGAAGATGTTTGAGTGAAATGAGTAGTTAGTGGAGGGACTGTAGAGGGGGAACTTGGTGAGACCTCTGTATTTGTGCGGGAACTGATTGTTGTTGTCGGTTGATCAGTCTTGGTAGTTGTTTTTCCAGTTGTTGCAAGGGTTGACTTTGTTAAgtctgttgttgccatgggtGTTATCATCGTCACAGATGAAGATTGTTGCTCTATCGATGAGGACATTGTTGTAGATGTTCCTTGGCTAGTTAAAGGGAGCTGAGTTGTGCTGGTAcctgttggtgttgtttcactgttttggtcaGAAGATGTTTGAGTGAAATGAGTAGTTAGCAGAGGGACTGTAGAGGACGAACTTTGTGAGACCTCTGTATTTGTGCGGGaattgtttgttgttgtcggttgatcagtcttggtagtcttttttccatttgtggCAAGGGTTGAGGTTGTTAATTCTGTTGGTGCCATGGGTGTTATCGTCACAGATGAAGATTGTTGCTCTATCGATGAGGACATTGTTGTAGATGTTCCTTGGCTAGTTAAAAGGAGCTGAGGTGTTCTGATTcctgttggtgttgtttcaCTGATTTGGTCAGAAGATGTTTGAGTGAAATGAGTAGTTAGTGGAGGGATTGTAGAGGAGGAACTTGGTGAGACCTCTGTATTTGTGCGggaattgattgttgttgtcggttgatcagtcttggtagtcttttttccatttgtggCAAGGGTTGAGGTTGTTAATTCTGTTGTTGCCATAGGTGTTATCGTCACAGATGAGGGTCGTTGCTCTATCGATGAGGACATTGTTGTAGGTGTTCCTTGGCTACTTAAAGGGAGCAGAGTTGTGCTGATTcctgttggtgttgtttcactgtttttgtcaGAAGATGTTTGAGTGAAATGAGTAGTTAGTGGAGGGATTGTAGAGGAGGAACTTGGTGAGACCTCTGTATTTGTGCGggaattgattgttgttgtcggTTGATCAGTCTTAGTAgtcttttttccatttgtggCAAGGGTTGAGGTTGTTAattctgttgttgccatgggtGTTATCGTCACAGATGAAGATTGTTGCTCTATCGATGAGGACATTGTTGTAGATGTTCCTTGGCTAGTTAAAAGGAGCTGAGGTGTTCTGATTcctgttggtgttgtttcactgttttggtcaGAAGATGTTTGAGTGAAATGAGTAGTTAGCAGAGGGACTGTAGAGGAGGAACTTGGTGAGACCTCTGTATTTGTGCGggaattgattgttgttgtcggTTGATCAGTCTTGGTAGTTGTTTTTCCAGTTGTTGCAAGGGTTGACTTTGTTAAgtctgttgttgccatgggtGTTATCATCGTCACAGATGAAGATTGTTGCTCTATCGATGAGGACATTGTTGTAGATGTTCCTTGGCTAGTTAAAGGGAGCTGAGTTGTGCTGGTAcctgttggtgttgtttcactgttttggtcaGAAGATGTTTGAGTAAAATGAGTAGTTAGTGGAGGGATTGTAGAGGAGGAACTTGGTGAGACCTCTGTATTTGTGCGggaattgattgttgttgtcggTTGATCAGTCTTGGTAGTCTTTTTTCCACTTGTGGTAAGGGTTGAGGTTGTTAATTCTGTTGTTGCCATAGGTGTTATCGTCACAGATGAAGATTGTTGCTCTATCGATGAGGACATTGTTGTAGATGTTCCTTGGCTAGTTAAAAGGAGCTGAGTTGTTCTGATTcctgttggtgttgtttcactgttttggtcaGAAGATGTTTGAGTGAAATGAGTAGTTAGTGGAGGGACTGTAGAGGGGGAACTTGGTGAGACCTCTGTATTTGTGCGGGAACTGATTGTTGTTGTCGGTTGATCAGTCTTGGTAGTTGTTTTTCCAGTTGTTGCAAGGGTTGACTTTGTTAAgtctgttgttgccatgggtGTTATCATCGTCACAGATGAAGATTGTTGCTCTATCGATGAGGACATTGTTGTAGATGTTCCTTGGCTAGTTAAAGGGAGCTGAGTTGTGCTGGTAcctgttggtgttgtttcactgttttggtcaGAAGATGTTTGAGTAAAATGAGTAGTTAGTGGAGGGATTGTAGAGGAGGAACTTGGTGAGACCTCTGTATTTGTGCGggaattgattgttgttgtcggTTGATCAGTCTTGGTAGTCTTTTTTCCACTTGTGGTAAGGGTTGAGGTTGTTAATTCTGTTGGTGCCATGGGTGTTATCGTCACAGATGAAGATTGTTGCTCTATCGATGAGGACATTGTTGTAGATGTTCCTTGGCTAGTTAAAAGGAGCTGAGGTGTTCTGATTcct
It includes:
- the LOC116051599 gene encoding mucin-3B — its product is MATTELTTSTLATNGKKTTKTDQPTTTINSRTNTEVSPSSPTTVPPLTTHFTQTSSTTVTVSTLSTPPQCKDCQCIGGTCKFNVTLGRCHCQCQDFVFGDVCSFGKNNTPVHIDTGKIPTRKANFTLEIQVTFEPAYNNLSSPQSLEFIEKLERELEGLCKEADPETFKKVQVIKLSPGSTVAESVAEYIYPNNETQIQFVNNQLDGVLLNILNDTSNLKNISQAFNNSAVQLNGFIFQPPEITNITDLKPFVNCSQFANYTAEIIIDQWQCIGPCKTNPDYCHQHGECHNNIHQGPTCRCFESSLEQFYGPQCDLFRRGPGFYGALFGSLAAALLLLIIIVIAVIVKKRHMSVWRRSNSYKRRLSAFEEDFFDFSDTGDHNLGFAGTYTSKVLGHI